A single Camelus bactrianus isolate YW-2024 breed Bactrian camel chromosome 1, ASM4877302v1, whole genome shotgun sequence DNA region contains:
- the LOC123617291 gene encoding keratin-associated protein 22-1-like, which yields MSFYNNYYGGLGYGYGGLGCGYGCGYGGYGYACYRPCCYGRYWSSGFY from the coding sequence GAGCTTCTACAACAACTACTATGGTGGCCTGGGCTATGGCTATGGTGGCCTGGGATGTGGCTATGGATGTGGCTACGGTGGCTATGGCTATGCCTGCTACCGCCCATGCTGCTATGGAAGATACTGGTCTTCTGGCTTCTACTGA